Below is a window of Enterococcus gilvus ATCC BAA-350 DNA.
ATCCTTCGCAACAGAAAATGTTTTTTTCTTATTCCGAGCAAAGCTTGGCGGATCCAAGATAATCAAATTATAACTTAAGTTGTTTCTTAATGCATAGCGGAAATAATCAAAAGTGTCCATTACTCTAATTTTCTGTTGTTCCAAAGGCAGTCCGTTTACTTCAAATTGTTCCTGCGTTTTTGGCAAACTCCGCTGCGCCAAGTCAACACTGGTCGTTTCAAGCGCGCCACCATACGCTGCCGCTACGGAAAAGGCCCCCGTATAGCTGAACATATTCAAGACCCTTTGTCCTGCTGCTAGACCCTCCGTCAAACGCCCGCGCACGTCTTTTTGATCCAAGAAAATTCCAGTCATATAGCCTTCATCTAAGTATACGGCATATGAAACGCCATTTTCCACTACTAATAACGGTTCCTCCGGTTTTTCTCCCGCCAGCCAGCGACTCTCCTTCAATTCGCTCTTGAAGCGGATTTTTTCAACGACGCCCTTTGCATGAGGATACGCCTCTAGCAAGCTGTCAACGATCAGCTTTTGAAAATGATAGATGGTTTCGTTGTACCAAGAGATCACCAAATAGTCCGCATAGTAATCCACCGTGACACCGCCAAAGCCGTCCCCTTCGCCATTAAATAAACGAAATGCGTTCGTTCCTTCATCTGAAAAAAAAGCTTGCCGCATTTGAATGGCTTGAAGAAAGACTTCCTTTATAAAAGAGCGATCGATGGGCCGTCTCGTTTGGTCAAGGACCCAGCCAATCCCTTTGTTTTGTTTTCCCAAGTATCCGGTAGCAACGTAGGCCTGCTTTTGATCAACAAACTCGACCCACTCTAAAGGAAGCTCCTTTGGTTTCTTTGCTAAATCTTCCTCTTTGATTAGTGGATTTCCTTGTCGAATTCGTTTGATTCCATAGTTTGTTACTTCAATTTTCACTCTCATCCCTGCTTTCTTATCTAGTATAGCAAAAAAAAATTGTATTTTTCGCTTATAAAGTTTTCTTTAAGCATCATTGCTCTCTTTTTAATATGAATTGACTGGGTTGATGGAAGCGAGTAAACTGTTAACAAGTGAACATTCCGCTTTTTTTGCGGCAGAAAGGAAGTTACTATTGAAAAAACTAAAAGCTCCTGCATTTTTGAATAAACGTCTCGGCTTTTATGCGTTACTGACATTCTTATTATGGGCGAAAAGTATTTTTGCATACTTATTTGAATTCAATTTAGGGATCGAAAGTCTGACACAGTATTTCATCCTTTTTATTAATCCGATCGCATCGACAATGTTTCTACTGTCGATCGCTTTATATGTTCGACGTTCGAAAGCATCCTATTTAACGATGATGATCATTTACGCACTGGCAAGTATTTTATTGTTTGCTAACGTCGTATATTATCGTGAATTTACCGACTTCATCACCGTCAACACCTTTTTAGGCGCTGGGAAAGTTGCCAGCGGTCTAGGTGAAAGCGCGGTTCGACTCTTTCGTCCGTTTGATCTTTTATACCTGATCGATATCGTGATTTTACCGATTCTATTGTGGCGTAAAAAAATCAAAGAAGAAGAACGTCCTGTTCGTGCACGAATGGCCTTCGCAATGACGGCTCTTTCGATCATGATCTTCTCAGGAAATCTTTTCTTAGCCGAAGCAGATCGTCCAGAATTACTGACTCGTACCTTCTCTCGCGACTATTTGATCAAATATCTTGGTGTTAATGCCTTCACTGTTTATGACGGTATCCAAACGTATAAGACCAACCAAGTCCGCGCCGAAGCAAGTCCGAATGACTTAAAAGAAGTTGAGAATTATGTAAAAGAACATCATGCGGCACCGAATAGTGAGTATTTTGGACTTGCTAAAGGACGCAACGTGATCACGATCCACTTAGAAAGCCTGCAGCAATTTGTGATCGACTACAAATTGAAGGATGAAAACGGACAAGAACATGAAGTTACACCGTTCTTGAACAGTATTTTCCATAGCAACAGCACGTTTGCCTTTGACAATTTCTTCCACCAAGTAAAAGCCGGAAAAACCTCCGATGCTGAGACCCTGATGGAAAATTCATTGTTTGGGCTGAACCAAGGCTCGCTGTTCTCGCAATTAGGCGGGAAAAACACCTTCCAAGCAGCTCCAGATATCTTGAAGCAGACAGAAAGCTATACGAGTGCGGCATTCCATGGGAACTCAGGAAGCTTCTGGAACCGTTCAGAAACGTATAAAAATCTCGGCTACGACTATTTCTTTGATTCTTCTTACTATGATGTAAATGACGAAAATTCATTCCAATATGGCTTGCATGACAAACCCTTCTTCCAACAATCTGTGAAGTACTTGGAACGTCTGCAACAGCCATTTTACTCAAAATTTATCGCCGTATCGAACCACTATCCATACAGTGAATTCAAGAATGACGAAGCTGGATTCCCTATGGCAAACACGAGCGATGAAACAATCAACGGCTACTTTGCCACAGCGAACTATTTAGATAAAGCTGTCGAAGAATTCTTCAATTATCTAAAAGCTTCTGGTTTGTATGATAATTCGATCATTGTTATGTACGGCGACCACTACGGGATCTCGAATTCAAGAAATCCTGATTTGGCACCATTACTAGGCAAGTCTAAAGAAACGTGGTCAAACTTTGACAACGCACAAATGCAGCGTGTGCCTTATATGGTTCACATTCCTGGTCAAGAAAAAGGCGGCATCAACCATACCTATGGTGGTGAAGTCGATGCCTTGCCAACGTTGCTTCATCTGTTAGGAACAGACACGAGCAAGTACATCCAGCTAGGACAAGATTTGTTGTCTAAAGACAATAGCCAAATCGTTGCCTTCCGTGATGGGGATTATGTGACACCGAACTACACGTATTACAGCGGAAACTTGTATGACAATAAAAACGGCATGCCGATCTCTGAACCTAGCGAGATCCTTCAAAGACAAGCTGACGGTTGGAAAGAAGCTGTCTCCAAGCAATTGCATACGTCAGACAATATCAACAATGGCGACCTGCTCCGCTTCTATTCAGCTAGTGGTTTGAAACCAATCGATGCCTCTCAATTTGATTACAAAGACGGATTGAATAAGATGGAAAAAATCGAAAACAAACTAGGTGACAAATCAACCAGCATCTTTGATCAGCACGGAAAGAAATCCACACAGGATCTTTACAAAACCGAGACATACAAGCAATACCAAGAACAAACTCCACAACAATAAGTTGAATTCGAACCCCCTTCACCTAGATGTGAAGGGGGTTCTTTTATCTGCACGTATTTCTTCCGATAGAATTCATACTTCTTTCAAATTAGGATTTTATACTTATTCTTAAGAGGTGGCATTCTATGGAACTTATTTCAACGACACTTTCAACAATTAAACGGCATCGTCTGCAATTTTCACTATCTTGGGTGATCTGTCTGGTCGCTCTCTTTGTGCTGACGAGCTTCAGTATGTTGAAATTGGTCTTGTATCAATTAGATTCCTCCAATCAAATTCAATTATTTACAGCAAAAGAAATTGATCAATTGCAGCGGTATTTTTCTGACCGCCTGCTGATCAGTGGGCTTATTCTTTTTGTACTCTTGCTGGCCTTCTTTGGCTACAGAGTACACCAACAAAAAAAGGAGCCCCTTCCGAAAAAGAAAATATTCTATGCGATTGGCTTGGAATTCTTCATCGGTCTGATGATCGCTACGATTTGTCTCGTTTTGCTGTTTACTCTTTTTGAACCACTTTACCAAACGATTCTGCAATCGTTCTACCATCAGGCGTTAAACCAGATGAAAGAATTGCCCAACTTTGTGTTAAGCAATGGGACGAGCGGCATTGCCTATTCGATCCGTTCCTCTCTTTCGTTTGAATTATCTTCTACGACATTGCTGGATTTATTCTTCGTCTCGCTTTTCAAAGCTGTTTCTTATATCTTTCTCTCTCTTTGCGTATTGATCCTCTCCTTCTATCTGATAAATACTTCCTTCAAAAAGGCGAATGTCCGTTAAACACGAACATTCGCCTTTAAATTTGTTCTTTACTAAAAGTTATGATTGAAAGTCGATCGTTCCTTCATTATACTAAAAAAGTATTCGGTTTTTACCGATATAATGAACTTATTCTTAAGGAGCGTTTAATTATAATGGAGAAATTCTTTAAATTGAAAGAGCACGGCACCAACATTTCCACTGAAGTAATGGCAGGAATCACTACATTCTTTGCTATGAGTTATATTTTATTCGTGAATCCGACCATCTTGTCTGCTTCAGGGATGCCTTTCCAAGCAGTATTTTTGGCAACGATCATCGCTTCGGTCATCGGCACGTTAGTCATGGGACTATTTGCCAATGTTCCTTACGCACAAGCACCCGGTATGGGATTGAATGCGTTCTTCACCTATACCGTCGTTTTCGGACTAGGTTATTCGTGGCAACAAGCGTTAGCAATGGTGTTTATCTGTGGGATCATTAATATTTTGATCACTGTTACAAAGATTCGTAAACTGATCATTCATGCAATTCCAGAAAGTATGCAGCATGCAATCGGCGGTGGGATCGGGATCTTTGTCGCTTATGTGGGGATCAAAAATGCGGGACTTCTTTCCTTTAGTGCTGATTCTTCTGCTATTACCAGCAGTGTTGTTGAAGGCGGCAAAGCGACCAATGTGACTATCAACAGCGGAATCGTTCCTGCGTTAGCAAACTTCAACAATGCACCGATCTTGTTAGCTGTGATCGGCTTGGTGCTGACAACTATTTTAGTCGTAAAAAACGTTCGTGGAGCGATCTTGATTGGGATCGTGGTCACGACCTTATTAGGAATTCCTATGGGTGTGGTTCAATTAGGCGCAATTGATTGGCACGCCAATTCATTAGGCAGCTCGATCCAAGAATTAGGGACGACCTTTGGTGCCGCTTTTGGTTCTGAAGGTATGGGTTCTCTGTTTTCAAATTCTGCAAAATTACCGCAAGTGTTAATGACGATCTTGGCCTTCAGTCTTTCTGATACTTTCGATACGATCGGAACCTTCATCGGTACGGGCCGTCGGACAGGAATCTTCTCAAAAGAAGACGAAAACGCACTTGAAAATGACTCTCGCGGGTTTAAAACGAAAATGGATAAAGCCTTATTCGCAGATGCGATCGCAACATCTATCGGTGCGATTTTTGGAACATCAAACACGACAACGTATGTTGAATCGGCTGCTGGGATCGGCGCTGGCGGACGGACTGGTCTGACGTCGATCGTCGTTGCACTTCTCTTTGCCCTAAGCAGCTTGTTCTCACCACTGATCGCCGTAGTTCCGGCGCAAGCAACTGCTCCTGCATTGATCTTGGTCGGTGTCATGATGCTGGCTTCTTTCGCTGATATCAACTGGTTAGACTTAGAAGAAGCGGTTCCTGCTTTCTTTGCCAGTGTCTTTATGGGATTATGCTACAGCATCTCTTACGGGATCGCTGCCGGCTTCATTTTCTACACCATCGTTAAAGTGATCAAAGGAAAAACAAAAGAAATTTCGCCTATTCTTTGGGTCGTAGATATTTTATTCATCATGAACTTTATCATCTTAGCAATTCTGTAGAGAAACATCCTTACAAACAAAAAAAGAATCGTCTCCCATTAAGCGGGTGACGATTCTTTTTTCTCTTCATTTTGATCCGTGTCCTCAGGTTTATCTGGAAAGACGACCGTAAACGTCGTTCCTTTGTCCAAAGCACTCACCACTTCGATCGTTCCATTGTGGAGGCGAACAAGCTCTTGTACGATGGATAATCCTAACCCCGATTCCCCGTATTTTGTATTTTTCCGTGACGGATCGGCTTTGTAATAACGATCCCAAATATTTTTCACCTGGTTCTCCGTCATTCCGATGCCGGTATCTGCAATACTGATCTCTGTCGCCTTTTCCAGCTTCTTGATGGCCACAGTGATCGTTCCATTCGTGGTAAACTGGATCGCATTTTGGATCAGATTTACCAGCACCTGAACAAACCGGTCATAATCTGCATACACATCGATCGGCGCGTCCGCCTGTAAGATCAATTCATCCCCTGAAGCCTCCGCTTTCCCATGCAATTGAGAAACTAGTGTAGAGACGGCCTCCGTCGCGTTGAATTTCTGCAAGACAACACTGATCTGGTTGGTGCGTATTTTTTCATAGTCCAGATTTTCATTGACCAATCGGATCAGCCGAGACGTTTCGTTTTGCATCAGTTTGATAGCCTTCTCTTTTTGGTTCTCAGGAATCGCATTGTATTGCAATCCTTCCAATAACCCATTGATCGTCGTCAACGGGGTGCGCATCTCATGAGACGCATCCGCCATGAATTGCTTCCGACGTTCTTCCTGACGTTCGATTTCCTCCTGTGACGCCTTCAAAGAGACCGTCATTTGATTGAAATCATCCGCCAAGTCATCAAACTCATCGCGATTTCGGTTCGGAACGATCACGTCAAAGTTTCCTGATGCCACTTCTTTTGTTGCCGAGCGCATCCGATTGATCCGCTTCACCTGCTGCGTGGCAAAGAAATAACTAACTATGATGGCAATGATCGAGGCGATGATAAACGCCTTGAACAAATCGGTCACGATCGAGTTGACACTCGACTCGACATTCATCGCCGGCTGACTCACCAGTAGAACACCGAAAAATTCACCGTTTGTAAAAAACGGCACCATGGCATAGGACGTTGTTTGATTCTGCCCCATGACATTTTTTGAACTCGTCTCTTTCTGCTGCTGCCCGACCTTCAATGCCTTCCATTGTTCGTCACTTACCAAATGCTGATTGACTTTCCCCGATTTCTCAGGGTATTGCACGTTCCGATCCTTATCGATAAAAACAAAGGAAACATCCTGTTGATTAAGACTTGATTCAGTCACGCCGATCGCAAATTGGAAGATTTCATTGCTGGACATGCCTTCAAAACGAATGTCTCGACTCAAGGAATTGTTATTCTTCTCCATCGATTCCG
It encodes the following:
- a CDS encoding class I SAM-dependent rRNA methyltransferase, producing MKIEVTNYGIKRIRQGNPLIKEEDLAKKPKELPLEWVEFVDQKQAYVATGYLGKQNKGIGWVLDQTRRPIDRSFIKEVFLQAIQMRQAFFSDEGTNAFRLFNGEGDGFGGVTVDYYADYLVISWYNETIYHFQKLIVDSLLEAYPHAKGVVEKIRFKSELKESRWLAGEKPEEPLLVVENGVSYAVYLDEGYMTGIFLDQKDVRGRLTEGLAAGQRVLNMFSYTGAFSVAAAYGGALETTSVDLAQRSLPKTQEQFEVNGLPLEQQKIRVMDTFDYFRYALRNNLSYNLIILDPPSFARNKKKTFSVAKDYGRLIEDSVDILSDEGMIIASTNAANLPIKKFKQSIETALKNKKVAYQLVETHRLPADFPSGNFEESDYLKVLFYQISKA
- a CDS encoding LTA synthase family protein: MKKLKAPAFLNKRLGFYALLTFLLWAKSIFAYLFEFNLGIESLTQYFILFINPIASTMFLLSIALYVRRSKASYLTMMIIYALASILLFANVVYYREFTDFITVNTFLGAGKVASGLGESAVRLFRPFDLLYLIDIVILPILLWRKKIKEEERPVRARMAFAMTALSIMIFSGNLFLAEADRPELLTRTFSRDYLIKYLGVNAFTVYDGIQTYKTNQVRAEASPNDLKEVENYVKEHHAAPNSEYFGLAKGRNVITIHLESLQQFVIDYKLKDENGQEHEVTPFLNSIFHSNSTFAFDNFFHQVKAGKTSDAETLMENSLFGLNQGSLFSQLGGKNTFQAAPDILKQTESYTSAAFHGNSGSFWNRSETYKNLGYDYFFDSSYYDVNDENSFQYGLHDKPFFQQSVKYLERLQQPFYSKFIAVSNHYPYSEFKNDEAGFPMANTSDETINGYFATANYLDKAVEEFFNYLKASGLYDNSIIVMYGDHYGISNSRNPDLAPLLGKSKETWSNFDNAQMQRVPYMVHIPGQEKGGINHTYGGEVDALPTLLHLLGTDTSKYIQLGQDLLSKDNSQIVAFRDGDYVTPNYTYYSGNLYDNKNGMPISEPSEILQRQADGWKEAVSKQLHTSDNINNGDLLRFYSASGLKPIDASQFDYKDGLNKMEKIENKLGDKSTSIFDQHGKKSTQDLYKTETYKQYQEQTPQQ
- a CDS encoding NCS2 family permease; amino-acid sequence: MEKFFKLKEHGTNISTEVMAGITTFFAMSYILFVNPTILSASGMPFQAVFLATIIASVIGTLVMGLFANVPYAQAPGMGLNAFFTYTVVFGLGYSWQQALAMVFICGIINILITVTKIRKLIIHAIPESMQHAIGGGIGIFVAYVGIKNAGLLSFSADSSAITSSVVEGGKATNVTINSGIVPALANFNNAPILLAVIGLVLTTILVVKNVRGAILIGIVVTTLLGIPMGVVQLGAIDWHANSLGSSIQELGTTFGAAFGSEGMGSLFSNSAKLPQVLMTILAFSLSDTFDTIGTFIGTGRRTGIFSKEDENALENDSRGFKTKMDKALFADAIATSIGAIFGTSNTTTYVESAAGIGAGGRTGLTSIVVALLFALSSLFSPLIAVVPAQATAPALILVGVMMLASFADINWLDLEEAVPAFFASVFMGLCYSISYGIAAGFIFYTIVKVIKGKTKEISPILWVVDILFIMNFIILAIL
- a CDS encoding sensor histidine kinase gives rise to the protein MKYLYQQLLAFGGLILLILLTLGLSFTQFTRKTLEDNNYKELLGYAESMEKNNNSLSRDIRFEGMSSNEIFQFAIGVTESSLNQQDVSFVFIDKDRNVQYPEKSGKVNQHLVSDEQWKALKVGQQQKETSSKNVMGQNQTTSYAMVPFFTNGEFFGVLLVSQPAMNVESSVNSIVTDLFKAFIIASIIAIIVSYFFATQQVKRINRMRSATKEVASGNFDVIVPNRNRDEFDDLADDFNQMTVSLKASQEEIERQEERRKQFMADASHEMRTPLTTINGLLEGLQYNAIPENQKEKAIKLMQNETSRLIRLVNENLDYEKIRTNQISVVLQKFNATEAVSTLVSQLHGKAEASGDELILQADAPIDVYADYDRFVQVLVNLIQNAIQFTTNGTITVAIKKLEKATEISIADTGIGMTENQVKNIWDRYYKADPSRKNTKYGESGLGLSIVQELVRLHNGTIEVVSALDKGTTFTVVFPDKPEDTDQNEEKKESSPA